A single window of Chitinispirillum alkaliphilum DNA harbors:
- a CDS encoding Rubrerythrin — protein sequence MASIKGTKTEKNLLTAFSGESQARNRYTYFAGVARKEGYVQIADIFEETANQEKEHAKRFFKFLEGGELEITATFPAGKIGSTAENLKAAAGGEHEEWSDMYPQFAAVAREEGFEAVAVVFEKVSVAEKQHEKRYLDLLKNVEEGSVFKKNESVVWRCRNCGYLHEGTDAPGTCPACAHPQAHFEVLAENW from the coding sequence ATGGCTTCGATCAAAGGTACAAAAACAGAAAAAAACCTCCTTACAGCTTTTTCAGGAGAATCTCAGGCGCGTAATCGTTACACATATTTTGCCGGAGTAGCCCGCAAGGAAGGGTATGTGCAGATTGCGGATATTTTTGAGGAGACAGCAAATCAGGAAAAAGAGCACGCCAAGAGGTTTTTCAAATTCCTTGAAGGCGGTGAGCTTGAGATAACGGCTACTTTTCCTGCAGGAAAAATTGGTTCTACGGCAGAAAACCTGAAAGCAGCAGCAGGTGGGGAGCATGAGGAGTGGAGTGATATGTACCCTCAGTTTGCAGCGGTTGCACGGGAAGAGGGATTTGAAGCTGTTGCTGTAGTATTCGAAAAGGTAAGTGTAGCAGAAAAACAGCATGAAAAACGTTACCTTGATCTGCTTAAAAATGTAGAAGAGGGTAGTGTTTTCAAGAAAAATGAAAGTGTCGTATGGAGATGTCGCAATTGTGGTTATCTGCATGAAGGTACAGATGCACCAGGTACCTGCCCCGCATGTGCTCATCCTCAGGCTCACTTTGAAGTGCTTGCAGAGAATTGGTGA
- a CDS encoding 16S rRNA methyltransferase GidB: MTPIEYFKEYICSNFPDRQNLLMENFKKYHKWLVRQNTLINLISRKTDPMDIWTLHLLDSILPVPPLSIENQRVLDFGTGGGMPGIPLKVLFPSCAMTFLDSRAKKIDAVREAVEYLELEGCSFIAQRLEEISSSHFNQFDTVVCRSVRVEPRFKKPLLSLVKKGGRIILYKSVILDDVEQFDSPTIRDVSHPAIGTRRIVEIVKR; the protein is encoded by the coding sequence ATGACACCGATAGAATATTTTAAAGAATATATTTGCAGTAATTTCCCGGACAGACAGAATCTGTTGATGGAAAATTTTAAAAAATATCATAAATGGCTGGTTCGTCAAAACACCCTAATCAATTTAATCTCCCGAAAAACAGATCCCATGGATATTTGGACACTTCATTTGCTTGATTCCATCCTTCCGGTTCCTCCGCTGTCTATTGAGAACCAACGGGTACTGGATTTTGGAACTGGTGGTGGGATGCCGGGTATACCACTAAAAGTACTGTTTCCAAGTTGTGCAATGACATTTTTAGACTCACGAGCTAAAAAGATCGATGCTGTTAGGGAGGCTGTTGAGTATCTGGAACTTGAAGGTTGTTCTTTTATCGCACAACGTCTGGAAGAAATTTCATCTTCACACTTTAACCAATTCGACACTGTTGTATGCCGATCGGTACGTGTTGAGCCGAGATTTAAAAAACCTCTACTATCTTTGGTCAAAAAGGGTGGCCGAATAATCCTGTATAAAAGTGTCATACTTGATGATGTCGAACAATTTGACTCTCCAACGATTCGTGATGTAAGCCATCCCGCTATAGGGACAAGACGAATTGTAGAGATTGTAAAACGATAG
- a CDS encoding putative insecticidal toxin complex, whose amino-acid sequence MYNQVLKTQNIDAGDGRNLFDVMGNAVKNYDSRRHAVTVTYISLQRSIEKHVTGIGAR is encoded by the coding sequence ATGTATAATCAGGTTCTGAAGACCCAAAATATCGATGCCGGTGATGGGCGGAATCTGTTTGATGTAATGGGAAATGCGGTGAAGAATTATGATTCCCGTCGGCATGCGGTAACTGTTACCTATATTTCTCTTCAAAGGTCAATTGAAAAGCATGTTACAGGTATTGGGGCTCGATAA
- a CDS encoding Peroxide stress regulator PerR, FUR family — protein sequence MNYRKSSQREKILKIIKSSDSHPTADWIYHTLKEEIPGLSLGTVYRNLSVLIEQGHIIKIPFGSSFDRYDGNITPHYHIVCETCGIVRDVDIPLGLVDIRLKGVKCDDFNITGHRLIILGKCETCNKNET from the coding sequence ATGAATTATAGAAAAAGTTCCCAAAGAGAAAAGATCCTGAAAATCATTAAAAGTAGTGATTCTCATCCTACTGCCGATTGGATTTATCACACTTTAAAGGAAGAAATACCCGGCCTGAGCCTGGGTACTGTTTACAGAAATCTGTCAGTTCTCATAGAGCAGGGGCATATAATAAAAATTCCTTTCGGAAGTTCTTTTGACCGCTATGATGGTAATATAACACCTCATTATCACATTGTGTGCGAAACATGTGGTATTGTCAGAGATGTCGATATACCGCTGGGTTTAGTGGATATAAGATTAAAAGGAGTTAAATGTGATGATTTTAATATCACGGGTCACCGATTGATTATTTTGGGTAAATGTGAAACGTGCAATAAAAACGAAACATAA
- a CDS encoding chitin deacetylase produces the protein MNRLGRVFILSAVSLAAAVSHPPQQVPPANIPIEQTPMFISLGFDDNSHSGMPEGTESTGGIKWVCDFTENLVNPPGTGQAETFDGVPVRTTFFSNSFYFTPSQGDFASLVKWAHNHAYLLGHEIANHTHSHLSGGPTLSQAGWEAEITLANEWFTKPAPDSITIAVNNAWGAGVAPQDIVGFRAPYLFYGNNLFKALRNLGFRYDSSIEEGFDPAQDGTNFYWPYTMDHPSPGHDYMVDVSETKEAGYYVPEHPGLWQLPVYALIVPPDDKCEEYGITTGFRDRLAAHVAGLRKPGVFSASNGKISGLDYNLFYFQEFNLSKDETLAILKYTLDQRMAGNRAPMLIGLHSQFYTNFWSVNTTGIPDPLDRQAVVEEFVDYALTKYEDVRIVPMRDVVTWMENPVPLNNTTSVKKPLASATVAPSSLEITRGTLRMQSTTQQTLRLFSVNGALVFSQVSQPQNGFCVWDLNSAVPVGTYIARVENQAIRLHISE, from the coding sequence ATGAATCGCCTTGGAAGAGTCTTTATCCTTTCTGCTGTAAGCCTTGCAGCTGCAGTTTCACATCCGCCTCAGCAGGTTCCACCCGCAAATATCCCTATAGAACAAACCCCTATGTTTATCAGTCTTGGATTTGATGACAATTCTCACTCCGGCATGCCAGAGGGAACCGAATCGACCGGAGGCATAAAGTGGGTTTGTGATTTCACCGAAAATCTGGTAAACCCCCCGGGCACAGGGCAGGCAGAGACTTTCGACGGAGTCCCGGTGAGAACAACATTTTTCTCCAATTCATTTTATTTCACCCCTTCTCAGGGCGATTTTGCCTCACTCGTGAAATGGGCACATAATCATGCCTATCTGCTCGGTCATGAGATTGCAAACCATACCCACAGCCACCTCTCAGGAGGCCCCACTCTGAGTCAGGCTGGTTGGGAAGCAGAGATAACACTGGCTAACGAGTGGTTTACAAAACCGGCTCCGGATTCAATTACTATTGCTGTGAATAACGCCTGGGGAGCAGGCGTAGCCCCGCAGGATATTGTAGGATTCCGTGCTCCCTATCTGTTTTATGGAAATAATCTCTTTAAGGCTTTAAGAAATCTGGGCTTCAGATATGATTCCAGTATTGAAGAGGGTTTTGATCCTGCGCAGGATGGCACCAATTTCTACTGGCCATACACTATGGATCACCCAAGTCCGGGCCATGACTATATGGTAGATGTAAGCGAAACCAAGGAGGCGGGCTATTATGTACCTGAGCATCCGGGTCTTTGGCAACTACCAGTCTATGCTCTCATAGTTCCACCCGATGATAAGTGTGAAGAATATGGAATAACGACAGGCTTCAGAGACAGACTTGCAGCACATGTTGCAGGACTCAGAAAACCCGGAGTATTCAGCGCTTCCAACGGAAAAATATCCGGACTCGACTATAACCTGTTTTATTTTCAGGAGTTTAACCTTTCAAAGGATGAAACGCTTGCGATACTAAAGTACACTCTCGATCAGAGAATGGCAGGGAACCGTGCCCCTATGCTCATAGGGCTCCACAGCCAGTTTTACACAAATTTCTGGAGTGTTAATACTACCGGAATTCCTGACCCTCTTGACAGACAGGCTGTAGTGGAAGAATTTGTCGATTACGCACTTACTAAATATGAAGACGTAAGAATAGTACCCATGCGAGATGTGGTGACCTGGATGGAAAACCCTGTGCCACTCAATAACACCACCAGTGTTAAGAAACCGTTGGCTTCTGCAACTGTCGCTCCGTCCAGTCTGGAGATAACCCGGGGAACGCTCAGAATGCAATCAACAACCCAACAAACATTAAGGTTGTTTTCTGTAAACGGGGCGCTTGTTTTCTCACAAGTTTCACAGCCGCAAAACGGATTTTGTGTCTGGGACCTCAACAGCGCTGTTCCGGTTGGGACCTACATTGCAAGGGTTGAAAACCAGGCAATACGTCTCCATATCTCCGAATAA